One genomic segment of Burkholderiaceae bacterium includes these proteins:
- a CDS encoding carboxymuconolactone decarboxylase family protein, with product MSNRMYPQADADIARKRRELAPKQLEAFRAFSAACFADGALPGKMKQLIAVAVAHVTQCPYCIRGHTEAALKAGASEAEIMEAIWVAAEMRAGGAYAHSALAIDTMAAHAQAHGG from the coding sequence ATGAGCAACCGCATGTACCCGCAAGCCGACGCCGACATCGCACGCAAGCGCCGCGAGCTGGCGCCCAAGCAACTCGAAGCCTTCCGCGCCTTCAGCGCCGCGTGCTTTGCCGACGGCGCGCTGCCGGGCAAGATGAAGCAGCTGATCGCCGTGGCCGTGGCGCACGTCACGCAGTGCCCCTACTGCATCCGCGGCCACACCGAGGCTGCGCTCAAGGCCGGCGCCAGCGAGGCCGAGATCATGGAAGCCATCTGGGTGGCTGCCGAAATGCGTGCCGGCGGCGCCTACGCGCATTCGGCGCTGGCGATCGACACCATGGCCGCGCACGCGCAGGCCCACGGCGGCTGA